A single region of the Brachypodium distachyon strain Bd21 chromosome 3, Brachypodium_distachyon_v3.0, whole genome shotgun sequence genome encodes:
- the LOC100836979 gene encoding uncharacterized protein LOC100836979, with product MKRANKVVLAQPAAAAPPLLPRAPGPGPARGGAGGVGEASRARLRHRSLLQDYKELLKETEAKKNKLHLEKMKKQRLLAEVMFLRKRYKSMSENPSQTVVYRVKNPAMADERHRSTVHAVGSSSKGPPEHLRRQQHSALRASPVIDLNEACELSSEETEEFDGYQDSVSAKSNYYTLEGDDDAAAGPSDTKMASAFWDVRNPAARAGKRKISWQDQLALRV from the exons ATGAAGAGGGCGAACAAGGTGGTCTTGGcccagccggcggcggcggcgcctccgctGCTGCCTCGCGCGCCTGGGCCCGGCCCCGCccgtggcggcgctggcggcgtGGGAGAGGCGTCTAGGGCCAGGCTCAGGCACCGGAGCCTCCTCCAGGACTACAAGGAACTCCTCAAG GAAACTGaagcaaagaagaacaaattgcatctggagaagatgaagaagcagAGGCTCTTGGCCGAAGTCAT GTTCTTGCGGAAAAGGTACAAGTCCATGTCTGAAAACCCGTCTCAGACAGTTGTGTACAGAGTGAAGAATCCAGCAATGGCGGACGAACGGCACCGGTCGACCGTTCATGCCGTTGGGAGCTCAAGCAAAGGCCCGCCGGAGCACctacgccggcagcagcattCCGCTCTGAGAGCGTCTCCGGTGATCGACCTCAACGAGGCTTGCGAGCTG AGCTCTGAAGAGACGGAAGAATTCGATGGTTACCAGGATTCTGTTAGTGCCAAGAGCAACTACTACACGTTGGAGGGAGATGATGATGCTGCCGCCGGTCCTAGCGACACGAAAATGGCGTCGGCGTTCTGGGATGTCCGGAAcccggcggcgcgagcagggAAGAGGAAGATCTCATGGCAGGATCAGTTGGCACTGAGAGTATAG